ACTCCTCTCCCAGGGGACGATGCAGAAGGGCTGCTGGGCAGTGAACAGCCgaggggcaggaagagtgaaGCTGCAGAGGAGAACGGGGAGTTCCGTGTTGCTGGGGTTGAAATCGgactgggagaggctgggagtgAAAAGGAACCAAACTCTCCTCTAGCCCACAGGCCTGCAGCAGAGAGGCAGGTTTCTCAGGGCGGTACAAAGGCTGTGGCTAGAGAggaggcggcagcagcagagCACCGCTCAGGGCCCGAAGAGGGCGAAGATGCTGCTGGAAAGGAAAGCGAAGCCAGCGAGGGATCCCAGAAGAGTACCCGGCCCTCAGAGGCCAGCGGAGAATCGCCCCCTGCGGGAGATGCAGGTAGCGCTGAACCGGCTCTAGCCGCGGCAGGAACTCTTGAGGAAGAGGGGACGCAGCCAGAGGAACGCACCAGAGAAGACACGAGCCGGAGTCGACGTGTCAGCCGAGATGCCGACTCTCATGCGCCAGGTGAGGACCATGCCAACGAGCAAGGCAAAGGCGCCTCCGGCTCAGAGGAGACCAGTTCTGTCCCTGGAGAACCCCGTGGGGACAACGGACTCGCTGCCAAAGAGAAGGAGCCTGATTCAGGCAATGGAGCTGGGGACAGCCCAGAGGAACACGCTGATGGCCAGCCAGCAGAAAGGGGCCACGAAGAGGCTGTCACTGCTTCAGCTGCGGGAGTGGGAGAAAACCCCGACTTGGACACAGAGGAGTCGGAAGAAAGTTCCGAGGAAGAGGGTGATGACCAGGAAGAGTCCGAGGAAGAGGGTGAGGACTCTGCAGAGGAAcaggcagagggggctgggcaggctgagTCCGAGGAAGAGGGTGATGACTCAGCAGAGGAAAAGGCAGAAGGTGATGGCCAGGCAGAGGAAGAAGGTGATGACCTAGCAGAGGAAAAGGCAGAGGGGGCTGGCCTGgcggaggaaggggaagaaggtgATGACCCAGCAGAGGAACAGGCAGAGGGGGCTGGCctggtggaggaaggggaagaagctGATGACCCAGCAGAAGAAAAGGCAGAGGGGGCTGGCCTGGCGGAGGAAGAAGGTGACGACCCAGCAGAGGAtcaggcagagggggctgggcaggcagaagAGGAGGCTGGCCTGACACAATCAGAGGAGGAGGCTGAAGAAGGCACATCCCCAGACGCCCAAGAGGCTGCTAGCACCATGGAGAGCCATGACCATGCCAAGCTGGGAGAGACCAGTGTAGCGGAAGCTGAGTCTGATTCTGCAGGCCTGGGGAATGCGCCCCACAGAGCCACGGAGCAGGACCTAGATGGCTCTCCCAATAGCAACCCGGCGGTAGAAGAGACGCTTTCTGTGGCTGCGCAGTTAGTGGCAGGACCAGGGAGCGCGCCTGGCCACAACCATCCTGCTGGTGCTGTGCCCGAGCCCAGACCAATAGGTCTGTCTGGTTTGTTACTAGGCGTGCCGATAGTGATACCTAACCGCAACAGGCATTGGCTAGTGAACGGCTCAAGCCCCGAGCGCGGCTGAGCTCGGCCGGCATTAAAATGCACCCAGTGCACGGCCCTGGTTCTAATGCTTGTGCTTTCAGTGTGTGCCCCTAACCAGCTGCTCCGACCAGCAATCTCGGCTCTGCCAAAGCCaggaggggcagtgctggggtggtGATGGGCTGCAGTGGGTAACGGGATTGGCAAGGGGAGATGAAGGCTCCCCCCTTGGGCATGAGGCTGAATTCACCAGTGACTAGTATCCACTGCCAGCTCTGCCATGGCCTGCATGAAGTGAAGCGttatgctccctccccccattcccagggaCAGGATGGGACCCCAGCTAGCACCTGTTGGGAGCCTCAGCAGGGGTGCCCGGACTCTGTGGGCCAAGGTGCACTCTAGGTGGTCCCTCCAGCACTGAGGCACATGGGTAGTGGTTTGGCCTGGTGCTGTTCTGTGGATAAAAACAAACTTCCATGCCCAGGAGACAACATGGCATGCGATTCATGTCTGAGCACTTCAAAAAGCAAAGGTACCTGGTTCTGCACGGCTCTGGGCGTCATTTCCAGCCGTGCACCGTGAGCGCTGGCTTTCTGCTGGGCTAGTGACTGACACCGCTGGGTACACAGGAGGGCAAGGTCTGAATGGATGTCTCCCAGAGTGCCTCTGCCAGTGTGACCTCACGGAACAAAATGGCTTCCTCCGTGCAGCAAATGTGCCAGGAGACTTTTCCGCTGCAATCTGCTTCAACTGCACTAGAGCTTTGCTGTGCGCTGGGGAGATGATTTTGCCATCTGGGACATGGCAGAGAATCAGGTCTAAGGAATCCAAACACTTCGAAATACTCCACACCCTGCACACGGGTGACAGGTTTTGTCAccgagatccccttgagactgtcacctgacgGGGTGGATAATGCCACTGAGCCTGGTGGCTCACCAGCCTGTCCTGCCGAGGTgggagctctggtctcccccagccaaggcacagagttaggGTCACCGCCCCCCAACAGAATAACACAGAGAGTGAGACCAACTCTAATCTGGAAGGGCTCAGTCGAAGGGACTAGagacagcacccaggagcacagccccaacccCCCAAGTACATCCATATAGAAGTTTCAcgcagagaaagctcataaagtttgttccttttatcaatgaaagagagagatgcatagCTCTTAtccaagtaacaattatttacactgataataaaatgattttattaaatataaaaagtaggatttaaatgattgcagGTGATGATAGATGGGCTGAAATTAAACAAAACACGCCAGCTACCCCTAATGCACTAATAGAAATTGTTACAAGTCATAGTGCCTCCCCCTAGCTCTTATTTCAGGTGAAGTCTTTTCAGGCCAAAGCTATTCTTTCTGACCTGGGTCCAGCAGCTCAGCTTAACCCCTGTCATTAGAGTTCTTTTGGTTCCAGGGGCTTTCATGTGTCCTCTCTGGGTGGGGAGCAGcgtgaagccagctgaagaccaTCATCAATTGCTTCCTgtcccttaaatagaatttcctcaGGGTCTTTGTCCCATTCCCTCCACCCGTGCGGAAAAATACaacattcaagatggattccagcctGAGGTGGCAGGGTTACATGTCTTTGTAAGACCAACCAAAGCGTAGGTTTACAGGAAAAGCAAGACTATTCATAGATCCTTGTCTTGAGCACCGGGCCATTCAGTTCCTTAAGTGCCACAAATGCGCCTCTCCATAAAAAGGGGGCGTAGGGTCACAGGGCAGCCTTGTGGTTTAAGAGTTGGCACAGACAGTACAAGAGGAGTAGCACCTCACTGGGTGAAATATCCCCAGACACCAGTTTACAAGGCTATGCAAATCAAGGGGAGCTTGATCTAGAAATAGCAGGTTAGAGCCCAGAGCAAGCTGGCATGGGCAAGTCGATCAGGTGAACACATGGCTCAATGGTTTTCTTTATTAGCAAGCATCCCGTTCAGCTGCGCATTCTGCATTCATAGAGTTGATCTCAAGCTCTTATCTCCTCGCTTATCCTCGGGGtcatggtggagtctccatcgcaGGCAATTTTTAAATCCTGCAGGGATGGTGTTTAGACAGATGCTGTAGTTCAGAGGGAGATTCTCGGGAACATCCTATGGCTGGTGTGAATCAGACAAGAGGGTTGCTAGGCTCCCTTCCGGCCTTGGCGTCTATGAACCCGTGACTTCCCAAATCCTGGGCAACGTGCTGACAGGGGCAGTTGCTGGTCTCTCTCCAGAGCCAAACAGAACGATCATCACCTTGCAAAGCTGTCATCACCACTGGCACCAACAGACCCCTCTGTTGGGAGTCTCCGCAAAGACTcacagggaagggcaggggaggagaaggggggtctGCCATAAAAACAGGTGAGCCAAAGCCATTTGTGATTTAGGGGCTCAGAGATTCTTCCCTGGAGAGCTGGACATacgcttcacagcctcctctgtggCCCGGGAGTCACTcgcctgctgggctgtgctttGCCTGCTCTCTCTAGTCTTGTTTTCAGATGTGGCTAACGTGCTGGTTTCCTTTTTCTCCAGAAGAGACAGAACATGTTGAGGAGACTGCCAAGAGGGACCGCTCCCACATAGAGAACACCCTCAAGCTGAATGAGGATAAGCCAGCAGACGACTACTCAGGTAGGACATGGGTGTGCGGAAAGGGGGTGGCGgtgagggaggtgctgggggcgggggatgggaatAACTCAAAGCATTTGGTGGTTGGGTGCAGCAGACCCAGAGAGTGAGATTTCGGGAGATTTTGTGGCTTCTAGGCCCGGGCTGTAGAAGAAGCCACTTACTCAGCAgactctaaggccaggtctacactaaaagggaatgttgaatcaagatacgcaaaagcggcgaggagtcctgtggcaccttatagactaaccgaagtgttggagcataagctttcgtgggcaaagacaaagtgggtctttgtccacgaaagcttatgctcctacacttcagttagtctataaggtgccacaggactcctcgccgcttttgcagattcagactaacacggcaacccctctgatacttgaatcaAGATATGAATCTCCAACTATGTTCCTTATGTAGCTAGAGTCGATGCACCTTGTTTCGAGTTTCCCTGCCATCTCCATAGCAGGAGGCCAATAGGAGCAAACAGTcctcggcttcccttacttcttgcagaAGCAGAAGTACCAGCTGCTGGCGGAGTTGCCCTCAttagactctctaaatcaaactctggaagattgatcgtgGCAGCGTGACTCTTCCATTGAGGGAAGACGTGGCCTTAGTGCAGATTCATTGCACATTCCTCACAAGGGGAGAAGAGCCCGTACCCCCACCTTGGAAAGAAAGAATCCTGGGGGTGAAACTAACAGCACACGTGTCAATTTCTTTTTCTAGTCTTAAATCTTGTTTCTTACAAATCTGGTAATTTCCACGTTCTCCTTCAATTCTTGAAGAGACATCAATTGCCTCTTAAATTCTTACCTTTCCCCTGGGTTTCCATACTTCCGATAGTTCTAAATTTGTAGGGGTGGAGAAGGTTGGGGAAGCATTCGGGGTGAAACCCTGGGAATTACGGGGCCAGGGTTTTATGCTTGGACTTTTGGGTAACTGTTGGAACCAACCCTTTGAACCTGCTGAGCTTCTCCCATCGCGAATGGAAACCCTTGAGGAAGCTCGAAGGTTTGAGAGCGCCGTGGCAGAACATCGGAGGAGGAGATCCATGAGGTGGGAGTGGCAAAACCACAGGATTGCTTCCCACAGAAGCACCTGTGATGTAGTGGGTGCTGCCCACGTGCTGGtcgctatgcttgggctgtggatgaccccacTAGCCTGTGTCTGTAAATATTGCCCGGGAGGGGTCACCCCTGAGCTCCAGCATGGAGACAATGGCCGGCCGGGGCTTCTCacctgaacaaaggaaggggtgtggctacctGGGGGATGTGTGTGCGGTGGTTTTGGGAGAGGCAGTCTTGGCTAGGAAAACATGAAGggaagagactaagctgagtactgagggttcaggggcctgtggacccctaccccaaggggtctagggctgcctggccctggctcctgtaACCACATTGTGTCTgcgctgtgctgtatcctggagaaacaaTAAACCTGCTCTATTCTGccggctggcggagtctcatcttctgcggacgggggtgcaggatcgggagTTACCTGACACGCCACCACAGCACCTCAGAACTGAGCACCGGTGACAGCCAGGCAACAGCTCCCTCCCAGCGAAGGAAGGTTAATGGCTCTGGAATAGCTGGTGGGACAGGCCTGGAATCTGCCGCTCTCACAGCAGCGCTCGATCCAGAGCATCTCTGAGGGCTGTTTTCTGGGGTACTAACGATGGGGACCTAGGACGGCAGGGCACCTCTCTGGTCATTGACTCGAGTCCCCTTCTGTCATGCGATGTCGTGTCCCTTCCTAATGCCGGAAATCACAATCTTCCAGCTGCCCGATGGAGATGTGTTTATCTGCACGGCGGTGGGTGGACATGCAAGAGAGCCGGGGTGGTAAGGAAGAGGGTTAGGACACCAGAGGTCTCTGGGAGTAGCTTTGGCCTTGATTTGTCGCTGGTTTATCACCCTTTGGCCCTGTAGCCACACTGCAGCGGTTGAGGAAGATCTACCACTCCTCCATCAAGCCCCTGGAGCAGTCCTACCGCTACAACGAGCTCCGGCAGCATGAGATCACAGGTAAAGCAGGGACGGGAGGGTTGCATCAGAGGGTTCGGCCGTGCCTCAGCTCGGGGCCAGACACTGGATCCGCGGAAGACCTCGAACGTGGAGTCTTCTTTTGCAGCAGCCAGGGATGAGCcccggggcctggctctgctctgcTGGCAATGGGTATTTGATCAAAGGTCGGTCCCCTGCTGGCTACACCAGGCCTCCTAGTGATGGCTCAGCCCTAAAGGAGGGCTTGGCCCACTCCACAGGAGGTAACTCCGAGGAGCTGGCAGGCGCCCCGAGGGCCCTGCGACCTACGTGACATGGCAGCCGCCTGGCCCAGCTTCTAACGGGTTGGTGTCCATGTCaccaagccccagagcagcctcaGCAGAGCAGCCAAGGACTCAGGTCCCCGCTCAGTGGGAAAACTAGGCCTGGGAGCCTGGCTAGGGCCTGGATGCAACCATGGCGACGGAAAGCTGCAGCCCTGCTCGGCTGGGGgagacacagcccctggggcgGGCGGCGACGCTTGCTctgcggctgcctctgctgctcctaCTTTCTGGGCTTTGTGCTCACCCTACAAAAAATAATGAGCCTCCGGTGATGGGCAGGGGAGGGTTACTCCAGAGCTGAGTCCCAGCGTTTGTCCTTATCGCGAGGGGCTGATCTGTGGCTTAcgccctccctgcctcccctgtcTGTGCTCCCCCAGTTCCCTCCCTGC
The nucleotide sequence above comes from Pelodiscus sinensis isolate JC-2024 chromosome 16, ASM4963464v1, whole genome shotgun sequence. Encoded proteins:
- the SRL gene encoding sarcalumenin isoform X2; amino-acid sequence: MQGLRLLCCCLASLLLLGAAEQQVSAPGGTEDVASFVETHFPAGDQSPEGNEGVLCSDSLPPEKTLLLQPAGSNGAVAPEQHGMPRDRGAKTGADINIPGGGSNNESQEEEDGGNVASDSSVVLEDAPAAGSNAERGAVEAREADAAQGTPLPGDDAEGLLGSEQPRGRKSEAAEENGEFRVAGVEIGLGEAGSEKEPNSPLAHRPAAERQVSQGGTKAVAREEAAAAEHRSGPEEGEDAAGKESEASEGSQKSTRPSEASGESPPAGDAGSAEPALAAAGTLEEEGTQPEERTREDTSRSRRVSRDADSHAPGEDHANEQGKGASGSEETSSVPGEPRGDNGLAAKEKEPDSGNGAGDSPEEHADGQPAERGHEEAVTASAAGVGENPDLDTEESEESSEEEGDDQEESEEEGEDSAEEQAEGAGQAESEEEGDDSAEEKAEGDGQAEEEGDDLAEEKAEGAGLAEEGEEGDDPAEEQAEGAGLVEEGEEADDPAEEKAEGAGLAEEEGDDPAEDQAEGAGQAEEEAGLTQSEEEAEEGTSPDAQEAASTMESHDHAKLGETSVAEAESDSAGLGNAPHRATEQDLDGSPNSNPAVEETLSVAAQLVAGPGSAPGHNHPAGAVPEPRPIEETEHVEETAKRDRSHIENTLKLNEDKPADDYSATLQRLRKIYHSSIKPLEQSYRYNELRQHEITDGEITSKPMVLFLGPWSVGKSTMINYLLGLDDTPYQLYTGAEPTTSEFTVIMHGPKLKTIEGIVMAADSARSFSPLEKFGQNFLEKLIGIEVPHKLLERVTFVDTPGIIENRKQQERGYPFNDVCQWFIDRADLIFVVFDPTKLDVGLELEMLFRQLKGRESQIRIILNKADSLVTQELMRVYGALFWSLAPLINVTEPPRVYVSSFWPLEYQPETHKDLFLKEEISLLEDMNQVIENRLENKIAFIRQHAIRVRIHALLVDRYLQTYKDKMTFFSDGELVFKDIVDDPDKFYIFKSILAKTNVSKFDLPNREAYKDFFGINPISSFKLLAQQCSYMGGCYLDKIERAITHELPDLLGSIGLGKKPSVLSCDTTGCGESPRNRYRKP